One window from the genome of Leptospira johnsonii encodes:
- a CDS encoding response regulator, giving the protein MGRELDQVVDTEALSGQSGIGKILIIEDSPEIALAYDRFCRKMNWDFDITSNGREGMRKVLSTPKPYAVYLVDLVMPEQDGVSFIRDLKEKDPNAIIIVQSSLDEPEKIIEVMKLGVFDYQIKPLTKENFHRAITLAFQHSNLREFQTDVERSNREVLRKKLGALSAVLSLAKESILELEKAYRLEQDDPNKKRVFKPIRPNV; this is encoded by the coding sequence ATGGGCCGGGAGTTAGATCAAGTTGTAGATACGGAGGCGCTTTCTGGACAATCCGGGATAGGAAAAATTCTGATAATAGAGGATTCGCCGGAGATCGCATTAGCTTACGATCGCTTTTGCAGAAAGATGAACTGGGATTTCGACATTACATCTAACGGCAGGGAAGGAATGAGAAAGGTCCTCTCCACTCCAAAGCCTTATGCAGTCTATCTTGTCGATCTGGTAATGCCTGAGCAAGATGGCGTATCCTTTATACGGGATCTGAAAGAGAAAGATCCAAATGCGATTATAATAGTACAATCTTCGCTGGATGAACCTGAAAAGATCATCGAAGTGATGAAATTAGGTGTCTTCGATTATCAAATTAAACCTCTTACGAAAGAAAACTTTCATAGGGCGATCACTCTTGCTTTTCAGCACAGCAACCTGAGAGAGTTTCAAACCGATGTAGAAAGATCGAATCGTGAAGTTTTGAGAAAGAAATTAGGCGCTTTGTCTGCCGTTCTTTCTTTGGCGAAAGAGTCAATTCTCGAATTGGAGAAAGCCTATCGATTGGAGCAGGACGATCCGAATAAGAAAAGAGTGTTTAAACCTATCAGGCCCAATGTTTAA
- a CDS encoding YegP family protein, whose amino-acid sequence MSAKFVIYKDAKGEYRFRLKAANGEIIAVSEGYTSKQACENGIESVKKNAPGASVEEE is encoded by the coding sequence ATGTCCGCAAAATTCGTGATTTATAAGGATGCTAAAGGAGAATATAGATTTAGGTTAAAGGCTGCAAACGGAGAAATTATCGCCGTAAGCGAAGGTTATACATCTAAACAAGCTTGTGAAAACGGGATCGAATCCGTTAAGAAAAACGCCCCTGGTGCATCCGTTGAGGAAGAGTAG
- a CDS encoding SDR family NAD(P)-dependent oxidoreductase, with translation MKSFKNKVAAITGAGSGMGRELAIQLAEQECNLALSDVNEAGLAETVQLVKKKNPNVSVTSQKLDVSDRPAVFDWASKVAKDHNKVNLIFNNAGIAFGSTIEGFESNDFQRVMNINFGGVVNGTQAFLPHLKESGEGHIINTSSVFGIIAVPGTSAYNASKFAVRGFTETLRQELDFTKAKVSATSVHPGGIKTAIAKSSKTNDSVKALGLDPSTAGEKMSAQFITSPERAAKVILKAVKKNSRRVLIGPDAVFLDLMQRIFPSSYPMIITKALMGRMAK, from the coding sequence ATGAAAAGTTTTAAAAATAAAGTGGCCGCCATCACCGGCGCCGGCTCAGGAATGGGAAGGGAACTTGCGATCCAGCTTGCGGAGCAAGAATGTAATCTTGCATTATCGGACGTAAACGAGGCAGGTCTTGCCGAAACAGTCCAATTAGTAAAGAAGAAGAATCCGAATGTTTCCGTCACAAGCCAAAAACTGGACGTATCCGACAGACCAGCGGTTTTTGATTGGGCTTCTAAAGTAGCCAAAGATCATAATAAAGTAAACTTAATATTCAATAACGCTGGTATCGCGTTCGGCTCCACGATAGAAGGATTCGAATCGAATGATTTTCAGCGGGTAATGAATATCAACTTTGGTGGAGTGGTGAACGGAACCCAAGCCTTCCTACCCCATCTCAAAGAAAGCGGAGAAGGACATATTATCAATACTTCCAGCGTATTCGGGATCATCGCAGTTCCTGGAACTTCCGCATACAATGCATCTAAATTTGCAGTAAGAGGATTTACGGAAACTTTAAGACAAGAATTGGATTTTACCAAAGCAAAAGTTTCCGCTACCAGCGTTCATCCCGGAGGGATCAAAACCGCAATCGCGAAAAGTTCCAAGACCAACGATAGCGTAAAAGCGCTCGGCTTGGATCCAAGCACAGCGGGAGAAAAAATGTCTGCTCAATTTATCACAAGCCCGGAACGTGCAGCCAAAGTGATCTTAAAGGCAGTCAAAAAGAATTCTCGCAGAGTCCTTATCGGGCCCGATGCAGTGTTCTTGGACTTAATGCAAAGAATTTTTCCAAGTTCATACCCGATGATCATTACTAAGGCACTTATGGGCAGAATGGCGAAATAA
- a CDS encoding flavin-containing monooxygenase, translating to MNKEHFDVITVGAGLSGISAGYHLQKLCPGKKYAILEGRSDIGGTWSLFRYPGIRSDSDMFTLGYSFRPWKEAKAIADGPSILNYVRDTASEFGIDRNIRFEHRVTSTSWSSKDNFWTISVEVGPKKEKRIYTADFLYICSGYYNYDKGFTPNFPGIKNFKGQIIHPQHWPENLNYKGKKVVVIGSGATAVTLVPSMADEASHITMLQRSPTYITSLPSKDIVADFLRFVLPAKLAHHITRIKNILIQIWFYQICKRSPNFAKWLIRLRLKVSLPKGYDIDTHFKPNYQPWDQRVCLVPDSDLFKAISKGKASIVTDHIETFTSKGIKLKSGKELEADIIVTATGLELLAIGGIQLKVDGSEVDISKQFTFKGLMLSGVPNFAFCVGYTNASWTLRADLTSTYVARLLNHMQANGYKQCVPVCDPAKMEREPILDLNSGYIQRAIDQFPQRGANRPWRFHQNYLMDLFDINFANVNDSNLSFG from the coding sequence ATGAACAAAGAACATTTCGATGTGATCACTGTGGGCGCGGGCTTATCTGGGATCAGCGCCGGCTATCATCTGCAAAAACTTTGTCCGGGCAAAAAATACGCCATCTTAGAAGGTAGATCCGATATAGGCGGAACCTGGAGTCTATTTCGTTATCCGGGAATTCGTTCCGATTCGGATATGTTTACCTTGGGATATTCTTTCCGACCTTGGAAAGAAGCGAAGGCAATCGCCGACGGACCTTCTATCCTAAACTATGTAAGAGACACAGCATCCGAATTTGGAATAGATCGAAATATCAGATTCGAACATAGAGTAACGTCTACCTCTTGGTCCAGTAAAGATAATTTTTGGACAATCAGTGTAGAAGTCGGACCTAAAAAAGAAAAACGTATATACACTGCGGATTTCCTTTATATCTGCAGCGGCTATTACAATTACGATAAAGGATTCACTCCGAATTTTCCGGGAATAAAGAATTTTAAAGGTCAGATCATTCATCCACAACATTGGCCGGAGAATTTAAACTATAAAGGTAAGAAAGTCGTTGTGATCGGTAGCGGTGCAACTGCGGTCACCTTGGTTCCATCTATGGCGGATGAGGCTTCTCATATCACCATGCTGCAAAGGTCACCGACTTATATTACTAGCCTTCCATCAAAGGATATAGTTGCCGATTTTTTAAGATTCGTTTTGCCTGCGAAATTGGCTCATCATATCACTCGCATCAAAAACATTCTCATCCAAATTTGGTTCTATCAAATTTGCAAACGATCGCCTAATTTTGCCAAGTGGTTGATCAGATTAAGATTAAAAGTATCTCTTCCAAAAGGTTATGATATAGATACTCATTTCAAACCGAATTACCAACCTTGGGACCAAAGAGTTTGTTTGGTTCCGGACTCGGATCTATTCAAGGCAATCTCTAAGGGTAAAGCTTCTATCGTCACTGACCATATCGAAACTTTCACTTCTAAAGGGATCAAATTAAAATCCGGAAAAGAATTGGAAGCGGATATTATTGTAACTGCGACAGGATTGGAATTACTCGCTATCGGTGGGATCCAGTTGAAGGTAGACGGTTCAGAAGTGGATATTTCTAAACAATTCACATTCAAAGGACTGATGTTAAGCGGAGTTCCGAACTTTGCATTCTGCGTGGGTTATACAAACGCATCTTGGACATTAAGAGCGGATCTAACTTCTACCTATGTTGCAAGACTGCTCAATCATATGCAGGCAAACGGTTATAAACAGTGTGTGCCTGTTTGTGATCCCGCCAAAATGGAAAGGGAACCTATACTAGACTTGAATTCCGGATATATACAAAGAGCGATAGACCAATTTCCTCAAAGAGGAGCAAACCGCCCTTGGAGATTCCATCAGAATTATCTAATGGATCTATTCGATATAAATTTTGCAAACGTGAACGACTCCAATTTATCGTTCGGATAA
- a CDS encoding DUF1330 domain-containing protein has product MKYYSIAELNITSARWIPAYVRNVTKMVEKFGGRYLSRTTNMEKMEGDRKLPQLFLIIEWPSKEAVQNFYHSEEYKPFLESRLKGSNGEFILIPGEDVNQLANVPE; this is encoded by the coding sequence ATGAAGTATTACTCTATAGCAGAATTGAATATCACCAGCGCTCGTTGGATCCCCGCTTACGTTCGCAATGTAACCAAGATGGTGGAAAAATTTGGGGGAAGATATCTTTCCAGGACCACAAATATGGAGAAGATGGAAGGGGACAGAAAACTTCCTCAGCTATTCTTGATCATTGAATGGCCTTCCAAAGAAGCGGTTCAAAACTTCTATCATTCCGAAGAATACAAACCGTTTCTGGAAAGCAGACTAAAAGGCTCTAATGGGGAATTTATTCTTATCCCAGGAGAGGATGTGAACCAGCTTGCGAATGTTCCGGAATGA
- a CDS encoding TfoX/Sxy family protein, with translation MAINEKTAERVRKALTKQKEVEEKKMFGGLCFMVNGKMCVCVRDQELMFRIDPKDYESVLEKKKARPMIHNGNLMKGFIFVNIEEVKLEKEFGYWMGLALDYNKSAKAAKKRSKRRVPAPKKIAKKK, from the coding sequence ATGGCAATTAACGAAAAAACTGCTGAACGTGTTCGGAAAGCGCTCACCAAACAAAAAGAAGTAGAGGAGAAAAAAATGTTCGGTGGTCTCTGCTTTATGGTAAACGGAAAGATGTGCGTCTGTGTCAGGGACCAGGAACTTATGTTTAGAATAGATCCTAAAGATTACGAATCCGTTTTAGAAAAGAAAAAAGCTAGGCCCATGATCCATAATGGAAATCTGATGAAGGGATTTATATTTGTAAACATAGAAGAAGTGAAGTTAGAAAAAGAGTTTGGATACTGGATGGGTCTCGCCCTGGATTATAATAAAAGCGCGAAAGCCGCTAAGAAAAGATCGAAAAGGAGAGTCCCAGCTCCAAAGAAAATTGCTAAGAAAAAATAA
- a CDS encoding FecR family protein, translating to MKKISVLFLLSITCVLFSCSKKEADAGKGVVTFVVGNVTLERGPEKSKAEVNKEIQNGDVLVTDEGATAMIAFGESASLLEIQSGSRFRFDDIKSDKKFFQEKGRSWLLSNKLVKGEGLSLGTPTTTAGVRGTKFYTTVQEDMTFICHCQGKVELENSADHSKMIPESDYLTVTKGTKTIVIDKTDLSKIGIPYVHNHSEVSNSPVGEKNNLKLEDFLKIQDLAKKKLAEK from the coding sequence ATGAAAAAAATATCAGTTCTATTTCTTCTAAGTATAACATGTGTTTTGTTTTCTTGCAGCAAAAAGGAAGCGGATGCAGGCAAGGGAGTGGTCACATTTGTTGTTGGAAACGTGACCTTAGAAAGAGGTCCCGAAAAATCCAAGGCGGAAGTTAATAAAGAGATCCAAAACGGCGACGTATTGGTTACAGACGAGGGCGCAACTGCAATGATCGCATTTGGGGAAAGCGCTTCCTTATTAGAGATCCAATCCGGTTCCAGATTCCGTTTTGACGATATCAAATCAGATAAAAAGTTTTTCCAAGAGAAGGGAAGATCTTGGCTTCTTTCCAATAAACTTGTAAAAGGCGAGGGCTTAAGTCTTGGAACTCCGACCACGACTGCAGGTGTTAGAGGAACTAAATTCTATACTACAGTTCAGGAAGATATGACTTTTATCTGTCATTGCCAAGGTAAGGTAGAGCTGGAGAATAGTGCAGATCATTCTAAGATGATCCCAGAGTCTGATTATCTTACGGTAACAAAAGGAACAAAAACGATAGTGATCGATAAGACCGATTTATCAAAAATTGGTATCCCGTACGTTCATAATCATAGTGAAGTGAGCAATTCTCCAGTCGGAGAAAAAAACAATCTGAAGTTGGAAGATTTCCTGAAGATCCAAGATCTTGCTAAGAAAAAATTAGCGGAGAAGTGA
- a CDS encoding tetratricopeptide repeat protein: protein MGFRELIISAIHRERQREFTKAFNLYKESLNFTQNPKTILKVKNRQAWCQYYIGNTRETLNLFQELQDRFSSHPESRLYYANYLIKVHNYKSAKKILTSAIELFPDQLELYLTLASLLKDTDRSNEAIQVLKQALSQEKLSRGRGIKRKDIWSELGYLYFQRGDYNSALASLKTAMRMDEEETFLHYDMIAQCYLKVSDHKNALKFIDLYIKYFGESDADILVVKARAHAQLQESHLACASLLQAYSMENGLKLSAEDMVDFGPLLQTGFFDTLENVEIDEA from the coding sequence GTGGGTTTTAGGGAACTAATCATTAGCGCCATCCATAGGGAAAGGCAGAGAGAATTTACTAAGGCGTTCAACCTATACAAGGAATCCCTGAATTTTACCCAAAACCCCAAAACTATCCTGAAGGTGAAAAACCGCCAGGCCTGGTGCCAATATTATATTGGGAATACCAGGGAAACCCTGAATCTTTTCCAGGAATTGCAGGACAGATTTTCCTCTCATCCGGAAAGCAGGCTCTATTACGCGAATTATTTGATCAAAGTTCACAATTATAAATCCGCGAAAAAGATACTCACCTCCGCAATTGAGCTTTTTCCGGACCAATTGGAATTGTATCTTACTCTTGCGAGTTTATTAAAAGATACGGACAGGTCCAACGAGGCGATCCAAGTATTAAAACAAGCCCTATCCCAGGAAAAACTTTCCAGAGGAAGAGGGATTAAACGAAAGGATATTTGGTCCGAACTCGGATATTTGTATTTTCAAAGGGGAGATTATAATTCAGCGTTAGCTTCTTTAAAAACTGCCATGAGAATGGACGAAGAAGAAACATTTCTTCATTACGATATGATCGCCCAGTGTTACCTGAAAGTTTCGGATCATAAAAACGCGCTTAAGTTTATAGACTTGTATATCAAATATTTCGGAGAATCTGACGCGGATATACTCGTCGTAAAAGCGAGAGCCCACGCCCAATTGCAAGAAAGCCATTTGGCCTGTGCTTCACTGCTACAGGCCTACTCCATGGAAAACGGTCTTAAACTTTCCGCAGAGGATATGGTAGATTTCGGTCCACTTTTGCAGACCGGTTTTTTTGATACATTAGAGAATGTTGAAATAGACGAGGCCTAA